Proteins encoded together in one Streptomyces sp. B1I3 window:
- a CDS encoding MerR family transcriptional regulator, which translates to MFSSWDGMCGIGELARRAEVSVKTVRFYSDRALLPEASRSSGGHRRYGPDALERLRLIRALRTLDLPVSTVHRVLDDEDENAAGRTGGALEDAVAGQLAELGTQLAALRWREAALRAVQESPKSDRPGRLLLIGAVTAPPNTAPLARFWRAWLPPRMPPRSVSAFLEAAVPQPPQCPEPAQVLAFARLYAMVTGPCDGDAPTQPHAHRSVGARGSAVLYAGLAEAYDLAAAQMRQGAEPHAGEALDGFVDAYARAANAPDTPDFRRALARRLAADPRLDRYWELTAELVSRHGDRPAPNPGTSHDWLLAALNSDPGRAAAARGACSARLQNERRSE; encoded by the coding sequence GTGTTCTCGTCATGGGACGGCATGTGCGGCATCGGCGAACTCGCCCGGCGAGCGGAGGTCAGCGTCAAGACGGTCCGCTTCTACTCCGACCGCGCCCTGCTGCCCGAAGCGTCCCGGAGTTCCGGCGGACACCGCCGCTACGGCCCCGACGCCTTGGAGCGGTTGCGGCTGATCCGCGCCCTGCGCACCCTGGACCTGCCGGTCTCCACGGTGCACCGCGTCCTCGACGACGAGGACGAGAACGCCGCCGGCCGGACGGGCGGGGCTCTGGAGGACGCCGTCGCGGGACAACTGGCCGAGCTCGGGACACAGCTCGCTGCCTTGCGCTGGAGAGAGGCCGCGCTCCGCGCCGTACAGGAGAGTCCGAAGTCCGATCGCCCCGGCCGTCTGCTCCTGATAGGAGCCGTGACCGCGCCCCCGAACACCGCCCCTCTGGCGAGGTTCTGGCGTGCGTGGCTGCCACCGCGGATGCCACCCCGGTCCGTCAGCGCCTTCCTCGAGGCCGCTGTCCCGCAGCCGCCGCAGTGCCCCGAACCGGCCCAAGTGCTCGCATTCGCCCGGCTGTACGCCATGGTGACCGGACCCTGTGACGGCGACGCGCCCACCCAGCCCCACGCGCACCGATCGGTGGGGGCGCGCGGGTCGGCCGTGCTGTACGCGGGCCTTGCCGAGGCGTACGACCTGGCGGCCGCTCAGATGCGCCAAGGCGCAGAGCCGCACGCGGGGGAGGCGCTGGACGGGTTCGTGGACGCCTACGCACGTGCCGCCAACGCCCCCGACACCCCCGACTTCCGCCGTGCGCTCGCACGGCGGCTCGCGGCGGACCCGCGCCTCGACCGGTACTGGGAGCTGACGGCCGAGCTCGTCAGCAGGCACGGCGACCGGCCCGCGCCGAATCCGGGCACGTCACACGACTGGCTACTGGCCGCGCTGAACTCCGACCCGGGACGTGCGGCGGCCGCCCGGGGCGCTTGCAGCGCGCGGTTGCAGAACGAGCGCCGGTCCGAGTAG
- a CDS encoding cholesterol oxidase substrate-binding domain-containing protein has product MTDDLANQGGGLSRRRLLASSAAAGGAVWLLRGLVRPGSAYAASPPPPGFPAGLDVYRRVYENWAGEIHTDQLWTCAPRSPQEVLDVVNWAYGAGWTARAQGQRHGWAPLTVADGTPAATRVILLDTTAHLTAMSLEQQAVDGSAVVRVQAGASLETLLAFAGAGGYGVTSAPAPGDLSVGGALAIGAHGTATPAVGESPSPGHGYGSLSNLVTELTAVVWDDGAGSYVLRTVSRAEPDCDALLTHVGRSLVTEAVLRMGTDHNLRCQSFLDIPATELFAAPGAPAGTRTLARFVDRTGRVEAIWFAFTDSPWLKTWSVTPNRPLAARAVAEPYNYPFSDSIPEPVARLAGDLVSGAWASAPLFGQVQYLLAKVALTGDITDVLLSGTLVRDVLTGDVLTHLLAGGLRSDLWGASRNLLEYVRPTTLRETANGYAVLTRRADLQWVVSQFADFYRTLLAQYAARGEYPVNGQVEIRVTGLEDPSVCGVPGARPPLLSALRPRPDQPDVDTAVWIDVLSLPTTPALHRFYRDIEQFLLTLDGDRATVRVEWSKGWAYSDTAAWSDPDVLTRAIPASQRAGGGPGWDEAVEILDRLDPHHVLSSPFLDTLLR; this is encoded by the coding sequence ATGACGGACGATCTTGCGAACCAGGGCGGTGGGCTGTCGCGACGCAGGTTGCTCGCGTCGTCGGCCGCCGCGGGTGGCGCAGTCTGGCTGCTGCGCGGACTGGTCCGGCCCGGCAGCGCCTACGCGGCGTCGCCACCGCCGCCGGGCTTCCCCGCCGGACTCGACGTCTACCGGCGCGTCTACGAGAACTGGGCCGGCGAGATCCATACCGACCAGTTGTGGACGTGTGCTCCACGCAGCCCTCAGGAGGTGCTCGACGTCGTCAACTGGGCCTACGGCGCCGGCTGGACGGCGCGTGCGCAGGGGCAACGGCATGGCTGGGCCCCTCTCACGGTGGCCGACGGCACACCCGCCGCGACCCGGGTCATTCTGTTGGACACCACCGCACACCTCACCGCCATGTCGCTGGAGCAGCAGGCCGTCGACGGTTCAGCCGTGGTCCGGGTCCAGGCCGGCGCCTCGCTGGAGACGCTGCTCGCATTCGCCGGCGCCGGCGGATACGGGGTCACCTCCGCGCCGGCACCTGGCGACCTTTCGGTCGGCGGCGCACTTGCCATCGGCGCGCACGGCACGGCCACCCCCGCCGTCGGTGAAAGCCCGTCACCCGGCCACGGCTACGGCTCGCTGAGCAACCTGGTCACCGAGCTGACCGCAGTAGTCTGGGACGACGGCGCCGGCAGCTACGTCCTGCGGACCGTCAGCCGAGCCGAGCCCGACTGCGACGCGCTCCTCACCCACGTCGGCCGCTCGCTCGTCACCGAGGCCGTCCTACGGATGGGCACCGACCACAACCTGCGCTGCCAGTCCTTCCTCGACATCCCAGCCACCGAACTGTTCGCCGCCCCCGGTGCTCCGGCGGGCACGCGGACCCTGGCGCGCTTCGTGGACCGCACCGGTCGGGTGGAGGCGATCTGGTTCGCCTTCACCGACAGCCCCTGGCTCAAGACCTGGAGCGTCACCCCCAACAGGCCACTCGCCGCGCGTGCGGTCGCAGAGCCGTACAACTACCCGTTCTCCGACTCCATCCCCGAGCCGGTGGCCCGGCTGGCCGGGGACCTGGTCTCAGGGGCATGGGCGAGCGCGCCGCTCTTCGGGCAGGTCCAGTACCTGCTGGCCAAGGTCGCGTTGACCGGCGACATCACCGACGTCCTGCTCTCGGGAACCCTCGTGAGGGACGTGCTGACCGGCGATGTCCTCACCCATCTGCTGGCAGGCGGCTTGCGCTCGGACCTGTGGGGCGCCTCCCGCAACCTGCTGGAGTACGTGCGGCCCACCACGCTGCGCGAGACCGCCAACGGCTACGCCGTCCTGACCCGCCGCGCCGATCTGCAATGGGTGGTCAGCCAGTTCGCCGACTTCTACCGCACGCTGCTCGCGCAGTACGCGGCACGCGGTGAGTACCCGGTCAACGGCCAGGTGGAGATCCGGGTGACCGGCCTGGAGGACCCGTCAGTGTGCGGTGTCCCCGGCGCGCGGCCACCGCTGCTGTCCGCCCTGCGGCCACGTCCCGACCAGCCGGACGTCGACACCGCCGTGTGGATCGACGTCCTCTCCCTGCCGACCACACCCGCCCTGCACCGCTTCTATCGCGACATCGAGCAATTCCTCCTGACCCTGGACGGGGACCGGGCGACGGTCCGCGTGGAGTGGTCCAAGGGCTGGGCCTACAGCGACACCGCCGCGTGGTCCGACCCGGACGTCCTCACCCGAGCCATCCCCGCCAGCCAGCGCGCCGGGGGCGGTCCGGGCTGGGACGAGGCGGTCGAGATTCTCGACCGCCTCGACCCCCACCACGTCCTGTCCAGCCCGTTCCTCGACACACTGCTGCGCTGA